The proteins below come from a single Magallana gigas chromosome 10, xbMagGiga1.1, whole genome shotgun sequence genomic window:
- the LOC105336958 gene encoding glycoprotein-N-acetylgalactosamine 3-beta-galactosyltransferase 1 isoform X2: MARILPSRVLGCVQTSHLNFCFGLSVGLVISFLIASFSSLQTPLILTRKYAANQFDSYLSSRSLQEVAGTYEEMHEEMDKRLSKNEVKEVLFEDDHKHHDDDAVARKLAEEIRILCWVMTGPQNLDKKAIHVKKTWGKRCTKLIFFSSVTNNTFPTIGLNVSEGREHLTGKTMQAFKYVHDNFFDEADWFMKADDDTYFIMENLRYFLSSQDKMEPVYFGHHFKTIVRQGYYSGGAGYILSKETLRRLATTGQDPKFCRQDGGAEDAELGKCMQNLGVRTANSTDALGRSRFHCFDPETHLMGGYPNWYYKYDANGAKKGLESISDYSVSFHYIKPESMYSLEFFVYHLRPYGIVAGNQDLNRRVTSYTKNATQSDKVKN; this comes from the exons TACTTGGATGTGTCCAGACTTCCCACCTGAACTTCTGCTTCGGACTGTCCGTAGGTCTGGTCATTTCCTTCCTGATTGCCAGCTTCAGTTCCTTACAAACGCCACTCATCTTGACCAGGAAGTATGCAGCCAATCAGTTCGACAGCTACCTGTCTTCCCGGTCCCTCCAGGAAGTGGCGGGGACTTACGAGGAGATGCACGAGGAAATGGACAAGAGGCTGTCCAAGAACGAGGTCAAGGAAGTCCTTTTTGAAGATGACCATAAACATCATG ATGACGATGCAGTAGCCAGAAAGTTGGCCGAGGAAATTCGGATTTTGTGTTGGGTTATGACTGGCCCTCAAAACCTGGACAAGAAAGCCATTCATGTGAAAAAGACGTGGGGCAAACGTTGCAcaaaactgatattttttaGTTCTGTGACAAACAACACCTTTCCTACCATTGGACTTAACGTTTCCGAAGGTCGAGAGCATCTAACGGGCAAAACCATGCAGgctttcaaatatgtgcatgacAACTTTTTCGACGAAGCTGATTGGTTCATGAAAGCTGATGACGACACGTATTTCATTATGGAGAATCTGCGTTACTTTCTCTCCTCGCAGGATAAAATGGAACCGGTGTATTTCGGTCACCATTTCAAGACAATAGTGAGACAGGGTTATTACAGTGGAGGAGCAGGGTATATCCTCAGTAAAGAGACTTTAAGGAGGCTAGCAACCACGGGACAAGATCCAAAATTTTGCCGGCAAGATGGCGGGGCGGAAGATGCAGAACTGGGTAAATGTATGCAAAACCTCGGAGTGAGGACCGCCAACTCCACAGATGCCCTCGGTAGAAGCAGATTCCACTGTTTTGATCCGGAGACGCATTTAATGGGAGGTTATCCCAACTGGTATTACAAATACGACGCAAATGGTGCCAAAAAG GGCTTGGAAAGTATCAGTGACTATTCtgtttcatttcattatataaaacCCGAGAGCATGTACTCGTTAGAGTTCTTTGTTTACCATTTGAGACCGTACGGGATTGTAGCTGGCAACCAAGACTTGAACCGGCGTGTGACGTCATACACAAAAAACGCGACGCAGTCGGATAAAGTGAAAAATTGA
- the LOC105336958 gene encoding glycoprotein-N-acetylgalactosamine 3-beta-galactosyltransferase 1 isoform X1, which produces MRYNLKSLSKVLGCVQTSHLNFCFGLSVGLVISFLIASFSSLQTPLILTRKYAANQFDSYLSSRSLQEVAGTYEEMHEEMDKRLSKNEVKEVLFEDDHKHHDDDAVARKLAEEIRILCWVMTGPQNLDKKAIHVKKTWGKRCTKLIFFSSVTNNTFPTIGLNVSEGREHLTGKTMQAFKYVHDNFFDEADWFMKADDDTYFIMENLRYFLSSQDKMEPVYFGHHFKTIVRQGYYSGGAGYILSKETLRRLATTGQDPKFCRQDGGAEDAELGKCMQNLGVRTANSTDALGRSRFHCFDPETHLMGGYPNWYYKYDANGAKKGLESISDYSVSFHYIKPESMYSLEFFVYHLRPYGIVAGNQDLNRRVTSYTKNATQSDKVKN; this is translated from the exons TACTTGGATGTGTCCAGACTTCCCACCTGAACTTCTGCTTCGGACTGTCCGTAGGTCTGGTCATTTCCTTCCTGATTGCCAGCTTCAGTTCCTTACAAACGCCACTCATCTTGACCAGGAAGTATGCAGCCAATCAGTTCGACAGCTACCTGTCTTCCCGGTCCCTCCAGGAAGTGGCGGGGACTTACGAGGAGATGCACGAGGAAATGGACAAGAGGCTGTCCAAGAACGAGGTCAAGGAAGTCCTTTTTGAAGATGACCATAAACATCATG ATGACGATGCAGTAGCCAGAAAGTTGGCCGAGGAAATTCGGATTTTGTGTTGGGTTATGACTGGCCCTCAAAACCTGGACAAGAAAGCCATTCATGTGAAAAAGACGTGGGGCAAACGTTGCAcaaaactgatattttttaGTTCTGTGACAAACAACACCTTTCCTACCATTGGACTTAACGTTTCCGAAGGTCGAGAGCATCTAACGGGCAAAACCATGCAGgctttcaaatatgtgcatgacAACTTTTTCGACGAAGCTGATTGGTTCATGAAAGCTGATGACGACACGTATTTCATTATGGAGAATCTGCGTTACTTTCTCTCCTCGCAGGATAAAATGGAACCGGTGTATTTCGGTCACCATTTCAAGACAATAGTGAGACAGGGTTATTACAGTGGAGGAGCAGGGTATATCCTCAGTAAAGAGACTTTAAGGAGGCTAGCAACCACGGGACAAGATCCAAAATTTTGCCGGCAAGATGGCGGGGCGGAAGATGCAGAACTGGGTAAATGTATGCAAAACCTCGGAGTGAGGACCGCCAACTCCACAGATGCCCTCGGTAGAAGCAGATTCCACTGTTTTGATCCGGAGACGCATTTAATGGGAGGTTATCCCAACTGGTATTACAAATACGACGCAAATGGTGCCAAAAAG GGCTTGGAAAGTATCAGTGACTATTCtgtttcatttcattatataaaacCCGAGAGCATGTACTCGTTAGAGTTCTTTGTTTACCATTTGAGACCGTACGGGATTGTAGCTGGCAACCAAGACTTGAACCGGCGTGTGACGTCATACACAAAAAACGCGACGCAGTCGGATAAAGTGAAAAATTGA
- the LOC105336958 gene encoding glycoprotein-N-acetylgalactosamine 3-beta-galactosyltransferase 1 isoform X3 produces the protein MEGRAVLGCVQTSHLNFCFGLSVGLVISFLIASFSSLQTPLILTRKYAANQFDSYLSSRSLQEVAGTYEEMHEEMDKRLSKNEVKEVLFEDDHKHHDDDAVARKLAEEIRILCWVMTGPQNLDKKAIHVKKTWGKRCTKLIFFSSVTNNTFPTIGLNVSEGREHLTGKTMQAFKYVHDNFFDEADWFMKADDDTYFIMENLRYFLSSQDKMEPVYFGHHFKTIVRQGYYSGGAGYILSKETLRRLATTGQDPKFCRQDGGAEDAELGKCMQNLGVRTANSTDALGRSRFHCFDPETHLMGGYPNWYYKYDANGAKKGLESISDYSVSFHYIKPESMYSLEFFVYHLRPYGIVAGNQDLNRRVTSYTKNATQSDKVKN, from the exons TACTTGGATGTGTCCAGACTTCCCACCTGAACTTCTGCTTCGGACTGTCCGTAGGTCTGGTCATTTCCTTCCTGATTGCCAGCTTCAGTTCCTTACAAACGCCACTCATCTTGACCAGGAAGTATGCAGCCAATCAGTTCGACAGCTACCTGTCTTCCCGGTCCCTCCAGGAAGTGGCGGGGACTTACGAGGAGATGCACGAGGAAATGGACAAGAGGCTGTCCAAGAACGAGGTCAAGGAAGTCCTTTTTGAAGATGACCATAAACATCATG ATGACGATGCAGTAGCCAGAAAGTTGGCCGAGGAAATTCGGATTTTGTGTTGGGTTATGACTGGCCCTCAAAACCTGGACAAGAAAGCCATTCATGTGAAAAAGACGTGGGGCAAACGTTGCAcaaaactgatattttttaGTTCTGTGACAAACAACACCTTTCCTACCATTGGACTTAACGTTTCCGAAGGTCGAGAGCATCTAACGGGCAAAACCATGCAGgctttcaaatatgtgcatgacAACTTTTTCGACGAAGCTGATTGGTTCATGAAAGCTGATGACGACACGTATTTCATTATGGAGAATCTGCGTTACTTTCTCTCCTCGCAGGATAAAATGGAACCGGTGTATTTCGGTCACCATTTCAAGACAATAGTGAGACAGGGTTATTACAGTGGAGGAGCAGGGTATATCCTCAGTAAAGAGACTTTAAGGAGGCTAGCAACCACGGGACAAGATCCAAAATTTTGCCGGCAAGATGGCGGGGCGGAAGATGCAGAACTGGGTAAATGTATGCAAAACCTCGGAGTGAGGACCGCCAACTCCACAGATGCCCTCGGTAGAAGCAGATTCCACTGTTTTGATCCGGAGACGCATTTAATGGGAGGTTATCCCAACTGGTATTACAAATACGACGCAAATGGTGCCAAAAAG GGCTTGGAAAGTATCAGTGACTATTCtgtttcatttcattatataaaacCCGAGAGCATGTACTCGTTAGAGTTCTTTGTTTACCATTTGAGACCGTACGGGATTGTAGCTGGCAACCAAGACTTGAACCGGCGTGTGACGTCATACACAAAAAACGCGACGCAGTCGGATAAAGTGAAAAATTGA